A region of the Trueperaceae bacterium genome:
CGCGCCGGGGGGCGGCGGTGGGGCGTCCCGAGCCGAGCGGGGGGCGTCAGGCGTCGCGATCGACGAGGGCGTCGATCCAGCCGACCAACGGGGCGCGCCGGGCGGCGTCGGTCCGCTCGACCAGCGCGGCCTGCAACGCGGCGCGACCCTCGTCCGCCTTCGCGTGCGCGGTCGCTTGGGCGGAGGCGAGCGCGTCGACGGACGTGATCAGGTCCAGCGCTTCGCGCATCTCGGCGTCGGTCTTGTCGCGGCGCGGGCGGTCGAGCAACGCCCGGAGGCGAGCGCCGTCGCGGGGGGCGAGGCGCGCGAAGGCGTGCGCGAGGATGAGGGTGCGTTTGCCTTCGTACAGGTCGCCGGCGAACTCCTTGCCGTACCCCCCGCGGTCCGGCTCGAGGTTGAGGACGTCGTCGCGGATCTGGAACGCCGCGCCGAGCGCCCGTCCGGCGGCGTCGTAGCGGGGGTCGGGGGCGACGCCGGCGACGTGCGCCCCGAGGCGGAGGGGGGCGACGACGGTGTAGATGGCGGTCTTGCGTTCGACCATGCCGAGGTAGGCGGCTTCGTCGACGTCGAAGCGTCCGTCGGCGACCCAGGCGAGGTCGAGGTGTTGCCCCTCCGCGGTCTGCGCGATGGTGGTGGCGAACTCGTGCAGGACGGCGTCGCGCCACGGCGCGTCGAGCGCCAGGAGCGCCCGCCACATCGCGACGTGCATCGCGTCGCCGACGTTGATGGCGACCGGGACGCCCACCTCCCGGTGGAGGGCGGGGGCGCCCCGCCGTTCGTCGGAGTCGTCCTCGACGTCGTCGTGCACCAGCACCCAGTTCTGGAACAGTTCGAGGGCGGCGGCGACGGGGAGGGCGTCCTCGGGGTCGGCGCCGTGCGCGTACGCCGCCGCGAGGAGCAACTTCCCGCGGAGGCCTTTGCCGCCGCGCGCCGGGTAGGTGCGCTGGAGGTCGGCGAAGCGGGCGCGTTCGGGGTCGTCGCCCCCGTCGGGGAGGAGCGAGAGGACGGCGCCTTGGAGGCGTTCGCCGACCGCCTCCAAGGTCGCGGCCGCGTCGGAGCGCGCGTCGCCGGGGCGGGACGCGCTCACGCGGGGTCCGCCGGACGCTGCGCGGGACGCCCGCGCGGCATCGTCAGGGACGCCGGATGCACGCCTTGAAGTGGCCGGGGGAGACCTCTTCGAGGGGCGGGTCGACGTGCTTGCAGTCCTCGATCGCGATGGGGCAGCGCGTCCGGAAGACGCAGCCCGAGGGCGGGTTGATGGGGCTGGGGATGTCGCCCTGCAGGATGATCCGTTCGCGTTTCACGGTCGGGTCGGGGATCGGGACGGCGGAGAGCAACGCCTCGGTGTACGGGTGGACCGGGTTGGCGTAGAGCTCCTTCGACGGCGCGACCTCCATGACCTTGCCGAGGTACATGACGATGACCTTGTCGCTGATGTACTCGACGACCCCGAGGTCGTGCGCGATGAACAACAGGGTCAGCCCGAGCTCCTCCTTGAGGTCCTGCAGGAGGTTCACGACCTGCGCTTGGATGGAGACGTCGAGGGCGGAGACCGGTTCGTCGGCGACGATGAACTGCGGATCGACGGCGAGGGCGCGAGCGATGCCGATGCGTTGGCGTTGCCCGCCGGAGAACTCGTGCGGGTAGCGGCGCATGTGCGACGCGCTCAAGCCGACGCGCTCGAGCAGGTCGGCGACCTTCTCCTCGCGGACCTTGCCCTTCGCGAGGTTGTGGATCTGCAGCGCTTCACCGATGATGTCGCCGACCGACATGCGCGGGTTCAGGCTGGCGAACGGGTCCTGGAAGATGATCTGCATCTTCTTCCGGTACTCCCGCATGCGGGTCTTGTCGAGTTGCGTGACGTCGACGCCGTCGAACTTCACTTCCCCCGACGTCGGCTCGATGAGGCGGAGGATCGAACGCCCCGCGGTGGTCTTGCCCGATCCGGATTCGCCGACGAGGCCGACGACCTCGCCGGGGTTGATGGCGAACGTGACGTCCTCCACCGCTTTGACGTTCGCGACGACGCGGGAGAAGATCCCGCCGCGGATCGGGAAGTACTTCTTGAGGTTGTTGACCTCGAGCAGCGGCGCGGTGGCGTTCGCCGCGGCGTCGGGCGTGGTGGCGACGTCGCTCACGCGTGCACCTCGTCCTTCTTCAGGTCGATCTCGGCTTGGCGGACGCAGCGCACCATGTGCCCGTCCCCGACGTCCTCGAGCGGCGGGATGGCGGTGGTGCACACGTCGTCGGCGTACTTGCAGCGCGGATGGAAGGCGCAGCCTTGGGGCAACGACAGCGGGTTCGGGACGTTCCCGGGGATGGCTTCGAGGCGCTCCTGGTGTTCGGCGACCTTGTCGACGCGCGGGATCGAGTTCAGCAGACCGCGCGTGTACGGCATCCGCGGGTTCGCGTAGATGTCGCCCACGCTGGCCTCCTCCACGGCCCGCCCGGCGTACATGACGACCACGCGGTCGGCGACCTCCGCGACGACGCCGAGGTCGTGCGTGATGAAGAGGATCGACATGCCGATCTCCTCCTGCAGCGACCGCATCAGATCCAGGATCTGCGCTTGGATCGTCACGTCGAGGGCGGTCGTGGGTTCGTCGGCGATCAACAGCTTCGGGCTGCAGGACAACGCCATGGCGATCATGACGCGCTGCCGCATGCCGCCCGACATCTGGTGGGGGTAGTTCTTGACGCGCTTGCCGGGCTCGGGGATCCCCACGAGGTCCAGCATCTCCGTCGCCATCTTCATGCCCTGGCGGCGGGTCTTGCCCTGGTGGAGTTGGATCGCTTCGGAGATCTGGTCCCCGACCGTGTAGACCGGGTTCAGGCTCGTCATCGGCTCCTGGAAGATCATGCTGATCTCGTTGCCGCGGATCTTGCGCATCTCCGCCTCGGAGAGGGTCAACAGATTGCGACCTTCGAACTCGATGCGGCCTCCGGCGAAGCGCCCGGGGGGCTGCGGAATCAACCGCATGGTGGACAGGCTCGTGACGGACTTCCCGGAGCCGGACTCGCCGACGACGCCGAGCGTCTCGCCTTTGTCGATGTGGAAGCTGACGCCGTCGACCGCCTTGACCGTACCTTCGTCGGTATCGAAGTACGTCTGCAGATCGACGACGTCGAGCAGTCGTTCGGAACTGGGCATGCGCAAGAACCTCCTGCGGGACTCTACCGTAACGACGGCGTTGCGTGGAGGGGGAGGGCGTGGGACCGCGGCGTCAACGGCGTTTGCGGGGGTCGAGGGCGTCGCGCAGGCCGTCGCCCACCAGGTTCCAACTGAGGACCGCCAGGAAGATCGGGATGCCCGGGATCAGCAGCCACGGCACGAACTGGATCGAGATGCCGCGGGCGGTGGCGTCGGACAACAGCAACCCCCAACTGGCGGTGTCGACGGCGCTGGGCCCCAAGCCGATGAACGACAGGCCGGTCTCGGTGAGGATGAACCCCGGAATCGCCAGCGTCAGGTCGACCACGACGTAGCTGGCGGTGGCGGGGAGGAGGTGCCGACGCAGGACCCGCCCCTCGTTCGCGCCGAGCGCCTTCGCGGCCGCGGCGTAGTCCATCTCGCGGATCGACAGCACCAGGCTGCGGATCGTGCGGGCCAGGCCGCCCCACCCGACGAAGCCGAGCACCAGCACGACCATCAGGAAGGTCTGGGCGCTGTTCATCTCCAGGCCGAACGCCTGCGCGAGCGGGTTGCGGGGGTCCTGCAGGAGGCTCGCGAGGACCACCAACAGGAACAGGCTCGGGATGGCGGAGAGCACCTCGACGAGCCGCATCACGAACTCGTCGACCCAGCCGCCGTAGAAGCCGGCGATGCCTCCGAACGCCAACCCCAAGAAGAGCGACACCCAGACCGCCAGCACCCCGATCACGAGGCTCACCTGCCCGCCGTACAGCACGCGGCTGAACACGTCCTTGCCGAGGTCGTTCGTCCCCCACAGGAAGATCCGCGCGGGGTCGTCCACCCCGAACAGGTGCAGGTCGCTTTCCCACAACCCCAACACCGAGTAGGTCGCCTCGGGGCGCTCGACGAAGAAGCGGATCGGGTACCGCGTCGAGGTGTCCTCGACGTAGACCCGCTGGAACGTGACGGGGTCGCGCTCGACCTTCACGTCGTGGACGTACGGCCGCACCCACCGTCCGGTGTCGGGATCGGTCCAGTGGATGGGGGTCGGCGGGCGGAACGCCGCGACGGGGCGGGTCCGGTACTCGTTCACGCCGTAGGGCGCGATGAACCCCGCGAAAATCGTCACCAGGTACATCGCGATCAGCACGCCCGCCCCGACCATCGCCACGCGGTGCCGGCGGAACTGCCGCCAGGCGATCTGGCGTTGCGACATCGACCGTTCGACCAGGCCCTCGAGGACCTCGACGTCCGGTTCGCGCGGGGGGCGGGGCGTCGTCACGTCAGTCGTACCGGATGCGCGGATCGACCGCGGCGAGGAGGAGGTCGGAGATCAGGTTGCCGATCATCAACAACAGCGTCGTGACGACCACCAGGCCGAGGACGACGTAGATGTCCTGCCGCGCGATGGCGGCCAACAGGGTGGGGGTGATGCCGGGCCACGACACGACGATCTCCACGAGGCCGGCCCCGCCGATCAACGTCGGTAGGATCCCACCGATCCCCGCCACGAAGGGAATGACCGCCGGACGGAGGGCGTGCTTGTAGGTGATGCTGCGCCGCCCCAGCCCCTTCGCGCGGGCGGTGCGGATGAAGTCGCTGGAGAGGTACTCGATCATTTGGGCGCGCAGCACCCGCGTGAACCCCGCCACGCCCGACGTCGCGACGACGAACGCCGGCAGGATCGTGTGGTGCGCGACGTCGAGGAACCGCCCCCAGGCGTTCAGGTCGGAGAAGTCGCTGCTCGTCATCTGCGCGACCGGCAACAGCAGCTCGTTGAACCCGAACGCGTCGCGCGTGAAGCCGCGCAACAGGAACAACCCCAGGATCAACACCTGCGCGAAGAAGAAGTTCGGGATGGCGAGCCCGAAGTACGCGACCGCGCTGACGATCTGGTCGGCCCACGAGTACTGCCGGACGGCGGAGAACACGCCGAGCGGGATCGCGAGGGCGTACAGCAGAACGAGGGACGCGACCACCAGCACCATCGAGTTGCGGATCGGGGCGGCGATCAGGTCCCACACCGGTTGGTTGCTGCTGAACGACAACCCCAGGTCGCCCTGCAGGAGCGACCCCAACCACCGCACGTACTGCACCGGCCACGGTTGGTCGAGCCCGAACTGCTCGCGGAGGCGCTGAATCGTCTCCGGCCGGACGTTCGGCTCGAGGGCGCGCTGCGCCAGGAAGTCGCCCGGCACCAACTGCGCGACGAGGAACGCGAGGAACGTCGCGCCCAGGAACGTCGGGACGAGGTTGAAGAGGCGGCGGACGACGTAACCGAACACGCGGGGTGGGCTCCATGGGGGCGGGCGCCCGCGCGCCGCCGAAGCGGACGCGCGGGCGCGAGGGGGGGCGGGGGCCGACGCGCCCCCGTGCGACTCAGCGCTTGAAGGTCAGCGGCAGCTGGCGGACGCCGACGACGGTGTCGATCAGGTCGGCAGGGTGTTCGCCGGCCACGTCGGACGCCCAACTGAAGTGCGCGAGGGGGCTGACGGTGAAGATCTGCGGCTGCAGGGCCGCCATGCGCGCCTGGATCGCGTAGCCGATCTGCCGCGCCGCTTCGGTGTCCAGCGTCCGGCGTCCCTCGCCGTACAGGCGTTCGGCGTCGCGTTCGGCGTCCGTGAGGCAGGCGCCCGACTGGTTGTACATGTGCAGGTTGCCGTCGCACGGCAGCACGTTCGAGCCCCACGGCCAAATGCGGTTGCCGCCCTGCAGGCCGATGAGGATGGCGTCGAACGGCCGGTCGTCGCCGGTGGTCAGCAGCTGGTCGACGAGCAGGTTGAAGTCGATCGCCTGGACGTCGATCTGCACGCCGGCGGCGCGCGCCTCGTCGGCGAAGATCTGCGCGATCTGTTCGCGCTGGTCGTTCCCGGCGTTCGTCGCGAGGGTGAAGGCGAGCTCCTCGCCGGCGTCGTTCACGAGGACGCCGTCGTCGTTCGGCGTGAAGCCCACCTCGGCGAGCAGCTCCAGGGCGCGCTCGGGGTCGTACCGGTACTTCGGGACGTCCGGATTCACCCAGTAGGCGTACGCCTGGTAGACGTCGGACCACATCGGGGCGGCGGACCCGCCGTACACGAGTTCGGTGATCGCTTCGCGGTCGACGAGGTGGCTCATCGCCCGCCGGAAGCGCACGTCGCGGAACAACGCCTCCTTCGCCGGCTCGCTGGCCTTGTTCCAGTTGAAGACGATGAACTGGCTTGACGCGACCGGCGCGACGTTCGGCAACAGCTCCGCGTCGATGTCGCCGTTGCGGATCGCTTGGCTCACGACCCCGACCTGATCGAGGTTCGACGGCGAGAAGGCGTCGATCTCGCCCGCGAGGTACAGGTTCAACGCGGCGTCCACCGACTCGACGATCTCGACGACGTAGCGGTCGAGGTAGGGCAGGGCGTTGCCCTGCTCGTCGACGTTCCACTCCCCGAAGTACGGGTTGCGTTCGAACACGATGCGTTGCCCCGGCAGGAACTCGACCGGCACGAAGGCGGTGGCCCACACCGTTTCGCTCACGTCGGTCTCGGTGCCCCACGCCTCCTTGAGGGCCTCGGCGCCGCCCTCGCGGTAGATGGCGCCGAGGACGTGGTCGGGCGCGGGCGACAGGTAGCCGGCGACCACGAGGGCGAGCCGGTCCTCCTTCGGGAAGTCGAACCGCACCGTGCGGGCGTCGACGGCGGTCATCTCGATCAGTTCCCCCTCGATGAACCAGCCGTCGTAGGCGTTCGAGCCGACGTCCTCGTCGGTCTGCGCCTCGTAGGCGAAGAGGAAGTCGTCGGTGTCGATCGGTTCCCCGTCGGACCAGCGCAGGCCTTCGCGCAGCGTCATCGTGACGCTCAGGCCGTCGTCGGCGATCTCGAACGACTCCGCCATGTTGGGGACGAAGGCGTCGGAGTCCGGGCCCTGCTGGAGAAGCGTCGTGGCGTCGGCGGCGTCGACGATGTCGTTCTCTTCGGCGCTGACGAACGGGTTGAAGGTCCGCGGGTCGCTCAGGGCGGAGACCCGGAACGTGCCCCCGTACTGCGCTTCGCCCGGCTCCGCGGAGGTCCAGGCGGCGGGCCACGTGAGCGGCTGGGCGGAGGCCCACGCCAACGTGGCGAGGGCGACGAGGGCGAGCAGGAACGACGACATCCGGTGCATGGGGCCTCCTTGGCGTGAGACGAATCCGGGCGGAACGACACCGAGCGGAACGAAACCGAGTGGAACGAAACCAAGCGGAACGGAGCCCGATCCGTACGCGCGAAGCGTAGCGAGCCGCACGCCGCATGTCCGTGCGTGCGGTTGCAAAAATGTAGCACCGACGCCGGCCCCGCACAAAACCCCGCCGGCGCGCGGTCCGAACGACGTGAACGGCGCGCCCGCGAGGGCGCGCCGTGACGTGCGGAGGACGACGCGCCGCGGGGCGCGCCTACGTCAGCGGGGGATGATCTGCAACAGCAGCGCGAGGCCGGCCCAGGCGACCCCCACGTAGATCGTGAGGCGTTGCAGCCCGCCGGCGGTCCCGCCCGCGGAGCCGAAGTCGCCGCCGGACCCCCCGGTGAGGCCGTCCCCGAGCCCGGCCTGCTTGGGCTCCTGCAGGAGCACGACCGCCGTCAGGCCGACGGAGGCGAGAATGAAGAGCGCCAGGACCAACCAGAACAGGACGAACACGGAGACCTCCAAAGGACGGCGCGGGGCCGGGAACGGCGTGGAGCGTGGTGCCGGGAGCGGGATTCGAACCCGCACGGGTTGCCCCGGTAGATTTTGAATCTACTGCGTCTACCGTTCCGCCATCCCGGCACGGGCGCGTCGGCGTAGCGATTGAGCGTAGCAGCGCCCGCGGGGGCGGTCAAGCGGACCGACGCCCCCGAAGCGCTCAGGGGGCGGCGTCCGGCGGACCGGCCCACGACGCCGCCAACGCCCACGCCTGCCCCCGAAGCAGCGGGCCGCCCTCCGGGACGCCCGCCGGCCAGAACCCCTCGGCCCGCAACGCGGCGGGCGTCGCCGCGCCCGCGCACGCGCCCCGCGCCAGGCAGGCGGCGTGACGCTGCACCCGGGCGGCGTCGGCCGACGTCGCCGGACCGGGACGGCACACGCGAGCGCGCTCCAGGTCCCGAGCGGCGGCGGGCGCGTCGCCCGCCCGCCGCAGCACGCCCGCCACCTGCCGCCGCAGCGTGGCGCACGTCACCGGGACCTCGCCCGCGGGGGCGTTGGC
Encoded here:
- a CDS encoding polyprenyl synthetase family protein translates to MSASRPGDARSDAAATLEAVGERLQGAVLSLLPDGGDDPERARFADLQRTYPARGGKGLRGKLLLAAAYAHGADPEDALPVAAALELFQNWVLVHDDVEDDSDERRGAPALHREVGVPVAINVGDAMHVAMWRALLALDAPWRDAVLHEFATTIAQTAEGQHLDLAWVADGRFDVDEAAYLGMVERKTAIYTVVAPLRLGAHVAGVAPDPRYDAAGRALGAAFQIRDDVLNLEPDRGGYGKEFAGDLYEGKRTLILAHAFARLAPRDGARLRALLDRPRRDKTDAEMREALDLITSVDALASAQATAHAKADEGRAALQAALVERTDAARRAPLVGWIDALVDRDA
- a CDS encoding ATP-binding cassette domain-containing protein; protein product: MSDVATTPDAAANATAPLLEVNNLKKYFPIRGGIFSRVVANVKAVEDVTFAINPGEVVGLVGESGSGKTTAGRSILRLIEPTSGEVKFDGVDVTQLDKTRMREYRKKMQIIFQDPFASLNPRMSVGDIIGEALQIHNLAKGKVREEKVADLLERVGLSASHMRRYPHEFSGGQRQRIGIARALAVDPQFIVADEPVSALDVSIQAQVVNLLQDLKEELGLTLLFIAHDLGVVEYISDKVIVMYLGKVMEVAPSKELYANPVHPYTEALLSAVPIPDPTVKRERIILQGDIPSPINPPSGCVFRTRCPIAIEDCKHVDPPLEEVSPGHFKACIRRP
- a CDS encoding ABC transporter ATP-binding protein; protein product: MPSSERLLDVVDLQTYFDTDEGTVKAVDGVSFHIDKGETLGVVGESGSGKSVTSLSTMRLIPQPPGRFAGGRIEFEGRNLLTLSEAEMRKIRGNEISMIFQEPMTSLNPVYTVGDQISEAIQLHQGKTRRQGMKMATEMLDLVGIPEPGKRVKNYPHQMSGGMRQRVMIAMALSCSPKLLIADEPTTALDVTIQAQILDLMRSLQEEIGMSILFITHDLGVVAEVADRVVVMYAGRAVEEASVGDIYANPRMPYTRGLLNSIPRVDKVAEHQERLEAIPGNVPNPLSLPQGCAFHPRCKYADDVCTTAIPPLEDVGDGHMVRCVRQAEIDLKKDEVHA
- a CDS encoding ABC transporter permease, yielding MTTPRPPREPDVEVLEGLVERSMSQRQIAWRQFRRHRVAMVGAGVLIAMYLVTIFAGFIAPYGVNEYRTRPVAAFRPPTPIHWTDPDTGRWVRPYVHDVKVERDPVTFQRVYVEDTSTRYPIRFFVERPEATYSVLGLWESDLHLFGVDDPARIFLWGTNDLGKDVFSRVLYGGQVSLVIGVLAVWVSLFLGLAFGGIAGFYGGWVDEFVMRLVEVLSAIPSLFLLVVLASLLQDPRNPLAQAFGLEMNSAQTFLMVVLVLGFVGWGGLARTIRSLVLSIREMDYAAAAKALGANEGRVLRRHLLPATASYVVVDLTLAIPGFILTETGLSFIGLGPSAVDTASWGLLLSDATARGISIQFVPWLLIPGIPIFLAVLSWNLVGDGLRDALDPRKRR
- a CDS encoding ABC transporter permease, giving the protein MFGYVVRRLFNLVPTFLGATFLAFLVAQLVPGDFLAQRALEPNVRPETIQRLREQFGLDQPWPVQYVRWLGSLLQGDLGLSFSSNQPVWDLIAAPIRNSMVLVVASLVLLYALAIPLGVFSAVRQYSWADQIVSAVAYFGLAIPNFFFAQVLILGLFLLRGFTRDAFGFNELLLPVAQMTSSDFSDLNAWGRFLDVAHHTILPAFVVATSGVAGFTRVLRAQMIEYLSSDFIRTARAKGLGRRSITYKHALRPAVIPFVAGIGGILPTLIGGAGLVEIVVSWPGITPTLLAAIARQDIYVVLGLVVVTTLLLMIGNLISDLLLAAVDPRIRYD
- a CDS encoding ABC transporter substrate-binding protein, whose protein sequence is MHRMSSFLLALVALATLAWASAQPLTWPAAWTSAEPGEAQYGGTFRVSALSDPRTFNPFVSAEENDIVDAADATTLLQQGPDSDAFVPNMAESFEIADDGLSVTMTLREGLRWSDGEPIDTDDFLFAYEAQTDEDVGSNAYDGWFIEGELIEMTAVDARTVRFDFPKEDRLALVVAGYLSPAPDHVLGAIYREGGAEALKEAWGTETDVSETVWATAFVPVEFLPGQRIVFERNPYFGEWNVDEQGNALPYLDRYVVEIVESVDAALNLYLAGEIDAFSPSNLDQVGVVSQAIRNGDIDAELLPNVAPVASSQFIVFNWNKASEPAKEALFRDVRFRRAMSHLVDREAITELVYGGSAAPMWSDVYQAYAYWVNPDVPKYRYDPERALELLAEVGFTPNDDGVLVNDAGEELAFTLATNAGNDQREQIAQIFADEARAAGVQIDVQAIDFNLLVDQLLTTGDDRPFDAILIGLQGGNRIWPWGSNVLPCDGNLHMYNQSGACLTDAERDAERLYGEGRRTLDTEAARQIGYAIQARMAALQPQIFTVSPLAHFSWASDVAGEHPADLIDTVVGVRQLPLTFKR
- the secG gene encoding preprotein translocase subunit SecG — its product is MFVLFWLVLALFILASVGLTAVVLLQEPKQAGLGDGLTGGSGGDFGSAGGTAGGLQRLTIYVGVAWAGLALLLQIIPR